A genomic region of uncultured Roseibium sp. contains the following coding sequences:
- a CDS encoding ABC transporter ATP-binding protein translates to MSILEDQFAGKTAPAVKPQKARGTAPAYFSAWDLHSYYGESYIVQGISFDVREGEILALLGRNGAGKTSTLRTIARMDDPNLTHGEIWLDHQPLHDMQSYQAARVGVGLVPEDRRIIQGLTVQENLELSQIAEPKGWSIERIYDHFPRLAERRAQEAVTMSGGEQQMLAVARILARDIKLLLLDEPYEGLAPVIVQEIERILEGVKELGITTIIVEQNAIAALHLADRAVILDMGEVVFDGTAQEVLDNEELRQEYLAI, encoded by the coding sequence GTGAGCATTCTCGAAGATCAGTTCGCAGGGAAAACGGCACCTGCGGTCAAGCCTCAGAAGGCACGCGGAACGGCACCAGCCTACTTCTCGGCCTGGGATCTGCACTCCTACTACGGCGAGAGTTATATCGTTCAGGGGATCAGTTTCGATGTTCGCGAGGGTGAGATCCTGGCGTTGCTCGGGCGGAACGGCGCCGGCAAGACGTCGACGCTCCGCACGATCGCGCGCATGGATGATCCCAACCTGACCCATGGTGAAATCTGGCTCGATCACCAGCCGCTTCATGATATGCAGAGCTATCAGGCTGCCCGTGTCGGCGTCGGCCTTGTGCCGGAAGACCGGCGGATCATTCAGGGCCTGACGGTTCAGGAAAACCTGGAACTTTCGCAGATCGCCGAGCCGAAGGGGTGGTCGATCGAGCGGATCTACGACCATTTCCCACGGCTGGCGGAGCGCCGGGCCCAGGAGGCGGTGACGATGTCGGGCGGCGAACAGCAGATGCTCGCCGTCGCGCGCATCCTGGCCCGCGACATCAAGCTTCTGCTTCTGGATGAGCCCTATGAGGGGCTTGCACCGGTTATCGTGCAGGAGATCGAGCGCATCCTTGAAGGCGTCAAGGAACTTGGCATTACCACGATCATTGTGGAACAGAACGCAATCGCCGCGCTGCATCTGGCCGACCGCGCCGTCATTCTTGACATGGGCGAGGTCGTGTTCGATGGCACGGCTCAGGAAGTTCTCGACAACGAAGAACTGCGTCAGGAGTATCTTGCGATCTGA
- a CDS encoding ABC transporter ATP-binding protein, whose amino-acid sequence MEILRVEGVNKSFGGLRALNNVNFSVEEGTVQAIIGPNGAGKSTFLNCLIGRLVPDTGSVMFGDISLTGMKPFEINQVGISRVFQTPEIFGDLTLMENIMIPALAKRDGEFKLHAFADVGKDGEIRDKALHMLEDVGLVEKKDMVADSLSRGDKRRLELAMCLSQDPKLLLLDEPTAGMSRADTNNTIDLLKRIGDRGITKVVIEHDMHVVFSLADKVTVLAQGAIIAEGKPEDIKGDPRVQEAYLGGAHL is encoded by the coding sequence ATGGAAATCTTGCGTGTCGAGGGCGTGAACAAGTCGTTCGGCGGACTAAGAGCCCTGAATAACGTCAACTTCTCCGTCGAGGAAGGCACCGTTCAGGCAATCATCGGCCCGAACGGGGCCGGGAAGTCGACCTTCCTCAACTGCCTGATCGGACGGCTCGTACCGGATACCGGAAGCGTCATGTTCGGTGACATTTCCTTGACCGGGATGAAGCCCTTCGAGATCAATCAGGTCGGAATTTCACGGGTGTTCCAGACGCCGGAGATCTTCGGAGATCTCACGCTCATGGAAAACATCATGATCCCCGCGCTGGCAAAACGCGACGGTGAATTCAAGTTGCATGCATTCGCGGATGTCGGCAAGGACGGTGAGATTCGCGACAAGGCCCTTCACATGTTGGAAGACGTCGGTCTCGTCGAAAAGAAGGACATGGTTGCCGACAGCCTTTCGCGCGGTGACAAGCGCCGCCTGGAATTGGCCATGTGCCTGTCGCAGGACCCGAAGCTGCTGCTTCTGGACGAGCCGACGGCCGGCATGTCAAGGGCCGATACCAACAACACGATCGATCTTTTGAAGCGGATCGGCGATCGGGGCATCACCAAGGTTGTCATCGAGCACGACATGCATGTCGTGTTCTCGCTCGCCGACAAGGTAACCGTCCTTGCCCAGGGTGCGATTATCGCCGAGGGCAAGCCGGAGGACATCAAGGGCGATCCGCGTGTTCAGGAAGCCTATCTCGGAGGAGCACATCTGTGA
- a CDS encoding GNAT family N-acetyltransferase: MTTELKIRHLSEAEIRVPLDWAMQEGWNPGIEDGPAFYAADPQGFLGGEIAGELITVISAVRYGDIFGFIGFYICKREHRTRGYGHQIWAEAMSHLGSRLMGLDAVNEQTASYAEHGFKSVYRNIRQTGVSLCDAPMDPRIAPIGHGVFPAINLYDQRFFPSERETFLKLWTAPMLETRRGFAFIEDGAVKGYGVLRACHEGFKIGPLFADTPEIADTLFRTLAGQVKGQFVILDTPEPNTAALLLAERYELSPEFETYRMYRGPAPDLPLDQIYGITSFELG; the protein is encoded by the coding sequence ATGACCACAGAGCTCAAAATCCGGCACCTGAGCGAAGCCGAAATCCGTGTTCCACTCGACTGGGCGATGCAGGAAGGCTGGAACCCGGGGATCGAGGACGGTCCGGCGTTCTATGCGGCCGATCCGCAGGGATTTCTGGGTGGAGAAATCGCCGGAGAACTGATCACGGTCATCTCGGCAGTGCGCTATGGTGACATCTTCGGTTTCATCGGTTTTTACATCTGCAAACGCGAACACAGAACGCGGGGCTACGGGCATCAAATCTGGGCAGAGGCGATGAGCCATCTCGGTTCAAGGCTGATGGGGCTGGATGCGGTGAACGAACAGACCGCCAGCTACGCAGAGCACGGTTTCAAATCCGTCTACCGGAACATCCGGCAGACAGGAGTCTCACTTTGCGATGCCCCCATGGACCCGCGTATCGCACCTATCGGCCATGGGGTTTTTCCCGCCATCAACCTGTATGACCAGCGCTTCTTCCCGTCAGAACGCGAGACTTTTCTGAAACTTTGGACCGCACCCATGCTCGAAACGCGACGAGGTTTCGCGTTCATCGAAGACGGCGCTGTGAAGGGATACGGGGTATTGCGGGCATGTCATGAGGGTTTCAAGATCGGGCCGCTCTTCGCCGATACGCCGGAGATTGCCGATACACTTTTCCGGACGCTCGCCGGGCAGGTCAAAGGGCAATTCGTCATCCTGGACACACCGGAGCCGAACACGGCAGCCCTTCTGCTGGCCGAAAGATATGAATTGTCACCGGAATTCGAGACCTACCGCATGTATCGGGGGCCTGCACCCGACCTTCCGCTCGACCAGATCTACGGCATCACCAGCTTTGAACTCGGCTGA
- a CDS encoding caspase family protein gives MHKRKNLLALMRSAKESVTGPVTSFRRAMRGGAIGLTVGVLAVVTPALASTADDPGRRVALVIGNQDYEFVEPLVNPLNDTKEITRVLREADFDVTVGTNLSKKELEKVVRRFLRELNDGDTALFYYSGHALQVGDSNFLLPVDAKLSSQYDLEFESLKVSHLLDYMKAASSLQIVMLDACRDNPFEIGSLFWGEEEYALGKTRGLRRIPNKLGSFISYATRPGQVAYDGEGPMSPFTSSVVTNALDPSLEIKDLMTKVRDEVVRKTGGQQIPWEDSTLVTNFYFVPPKPEPIVTAHHRVSVPLTSDASPLSIPEPVQPEGGAIVATLTLSPEKGTLRLPDGRTVGEGDTLDATELASLEFLPDGSGAGDVELIGYQVKDDWGGSASAIASITVVQSAPVPDDGARERERKERLEQLVAWLSQTSKGSAVEADIGVGPVQVYADAPDEGLPATDDWLKVVSVDSDLQLSSDGRLLRPGDRFPMSGLSTLTVRPQIGSETQARRFTLELPAEAGSSGETLTQIVQPRVTQCDQLATQPFDLQAVTEGRLANDIDSAAVDKACAEAMTAYPEIGRFVFQRGRGAFAAGDLVGAADYFQQAYQMGHVRAGQVLGRMYYLGAGRDRNRERAVELYSRAAKRGDAYALHSLGMAQIKGEGTEQNEKAGLEKLLQSVEAGHTFSFNAIGGFYLNGNHVEENVDRAVYYYNRSASREDIYGYLNMGTLYRDGLGTPQDFGAALGWFKKAHEGGHPAAGTAIGLLYFNGQGVEKSEEEATRWFRESAERGDAWGAYNTAWMLGQQSGEAAGRDRIRMLAMAAVVDPSSSAAGKGREDLKGANKRLKSMVLQQALTDLGFEPGPVDGQPGRKTRDALNKFFSSSDLSPVQGDEALIALVKYQWEQSRPRYDLF, from the coding sequence ATGCATAAACGGAAAAACCTGCTGGCTTTGATGCGGTCTGCAAAGGAGAGTGTGACGGGCCCGGTCACAAGTTTTCGCCGTGCCATGCGCGGAGGCGCAATCGGCCTCACTGTCGGTGTCCTGGCAGTCGTTACGCCGGCGTTGGCATCGACGGCTGACGATCCCGGGCGGCGAGTTGCACTGGTAATCGGAAACCAGGACTACGAATTCGTCGAGCCGCTCGTGAACCCGCTGAACGACACCAAGGAGATCACGCGGGTTCTGCGCGAAGCGGACTTCGACGTGACGGTCGGTACGAACCTCAGCAAGAAGGAACTGGAAAAGGTCGTCCGGAGGTTCCTGCGCGAACTCAACGACGGCGACACCGCGCTTTTCTACTATTCCGGTCACGCGCTGCAGGTCGGCGACTCGAATTTCCTGTTGCCGGTCGATGCCAAGCTGTCGTCCCAGTACGATCTGGAGTTCGAAAGCCTCAAGGTCTCGCACCTTCTGGACTACATGAAGGCGGCGTCCAGCCTGCAGATCGTCATGCTCGACGCGTGCCGAGACAATCCGTTCGAAATCGGGAGCCTGTTCTGGGGTGAAGAGGAATATGCCCTGGGCAAGACCCGCGGTCTGCGCAGGATCCCGAACAAGCTCGGCAGTTTCATTTCCTACGCGACACGGCCCGGACAGGTTGCCTATGACGGAGAGGGGCCCATGAGCCCGTTCACGTCCTCCGTCGTCACAAATGCGCTGGATCCGTCTCTGGAGATCAAGGACCTGATGACTAAGGTCCGCGATGAGGTCGTGCGCAAGACCGGTGGCCAGCAAATCCCGTGGGAAGATTCGACACTCGTGACGAATTTCTACTTCGTGCCGCCGAAACCGGAGCCCATTGTCACCGCGCATCACCGGGTCAGTGTTCCGCTCACAAGCGACGCGAGCCCGCTTTCCATACCCGAACCCGTGCAGCCGGAAGGCGGCGCGATCGTCGCGACGCTGACCCTGTCTCCGGAAAAGGGCACGCTACGGCTGCCTGATGGCAGGACCGTGGGCGAGGGCGATACACTGGATGCGACGGAACTGGCGAGCCTCGAATTCCTGCCCGACGGGTCGGGAGCAGGCGATGTCGAACTGATCGGATACCAGGTCAAGGATGACTGGGGGGGCTCAGCCTCGGCGATTGCCTCCATCACGGTTGTTCAGTCGGCCCCGGTTCCGGACGATGGTGCCAGGGAACGCGAGCGCAAGGAACGCCTTGAACAACTGGTTGCCTGGCTGTCGCAGACGTCCAAGGGCTCCGCGGTCGAGGCCGACATCGGCGTCGGCCCGGTGCAGGTCTATGCCGATGCGCCGGACGAAGGTTTGCCGGCGACGGATGATTGGCTGAAAGTGGTTTCGGTCGACAGTGATTTGCAGCTTTCCTCGGACGGACGGCTCCTGCGCCCGGGCGACCGGTTTCCAATGTCCGGTCTTTCCACCCTGACGGTGCGCCCGCAAATCGGTTCGGAAACGCAGGCACGGCGTTTCACGCTCGAATTGCCGGCCGAGGCTGGGAGCTCCGGTGAAACGTTGACCCAGATCGTGCAACCGCGCGTAACCCAGTGCGATCAGCTGGCGACGCAGCCTTTCGATCTTCAGGCGGTCACCGAGGGGCGTCTGGCCAACGATATCGACTCAGCGGCAGTGGACAAGGCGTGTGCCGAAGCCATGACAGCGTATCCGGAGATAGGACGATTCGTATTCCAGCGCGGACGCGGAGCCTTTGCGGCCGGAGATCTCGTCGGGGCTGCGGATTACTTCCAGCAGGCCTACCAGATGGGCCATGTCCGCGCGGGCCAGGTTCTCGGCCGCATGTACTATCTCGGCGCAGGCCGTGACCGCAATCGCGAGAGGGCAGTCGAACTTTACAGCAGAGCCGCCAAACGCGGTGACGCATATGCCCTCCATTCGTTGGGCATGGCGCAGATCAAGGGCGAGGGCACAGAGCAGAACGAAAAGGCTGGTCTGGAAAAGCTGCTGCAGTCCGTCGAAGCCGGCCACACGTTTTCGTTCAATGCGATCGGCGGGTTCTACCTGAATGGCAACCACGTGGAAGAAAACGTCGACCGCGCGGTCTACTACTACAACCGTTCGGCGTCCCGCGAGGACATCTACGGTTACCTGAACATGGGCACGCTCTACCGGGATGGACTGGGTACGCCGCAGGACTTCGGCGCAGCGCTTGGCTGGTTCAAGAAGGCCCATGAAGGCGGCCATCCCGCTGCGGGTACCGCGATCGGTCTTCTGTACTTCAACGGCCAGGGCGTCGAAAAGAGCGAAGAAGAAGCGACCAGATGGTTCCGAGAAAGCGCGGAGCGCGGCGATGCCTGGGGTGCCTACAACACGGCCTGGATGCTCGGACAGCAATCCGGAGAAGCCGCGGGCCGCGACCGGATCCGAATGCTCGCGATGGCGGCCGTAGTCGACCCGTCCTCTTCAGCGGCCGGAAAAGGCCGCGAGGACCTGAAGGGCGCCAACAAGCGCCTGAAGTCAATGGTGCTGCAGCAGGCGCTGACCGATCTTGGGTTCGAGCCCGGACCGGTCGACGGCCAGCCCGGCCGCAAGACCAGGGATGCGTTGAACAAGTTTTTCAGCAGTTCGGATCTTTCGCCTGTTCAGGGCGACGAGGCCCTGATTGCCCTTGTGAAGTACCAATGGGAACAAAGCCGTCCCAGATATGATTTGTTCTGA
- a CDS encoding ornithine cyclodeaminase family protein, translating into MLLLSEDQTRDALPFPDLIDALAEMFRSGCVMPTRHHHDFEIPAEPAGTMLLMPAWVPGGYAGVKVVNVVPGNAERNLPAVHGQYLLSDARTGEMLAMIDGGELTARRTAAASALAARYLARSDARHLLVLGTGRLAPNLIAAHMAIRSIEHVTIWGRSREKAAQFAREMQAQFPITIEAAASLRDVLGTADIISAATLSSEPLIKGDLLKPGAHVDLVGAFKPTMRESDDDLIKRAEIFVDTRDGCLVEGGDIVQPLQSGLISKGDIRADLYDLCRGNHAGRQSDDEITMFKSVGAALEDLAGAMLAYQSTEH; encoded by the coding sequence ATGCTGCTGCTTTCTGAAGACCAAACGCGCGATGCCCTGCCGTTTCCCGACCTGATAGACGCATTGGCGGAAATGTTCCGGTCAGGCTGCGTGATGCCGACGCGGCATCATCACGATTTTGAAATTCCCGCAGAACCGGCAGGGACCATGCTCCTCATGCCTGCCTGGGTTCCGGGCGGATATGCCGGCGTAAAGGTCGTGAATGTCGTTCCGGGGAACGCGGAGCGGAACCTGCCTGCGGTGCATGGACAGTATCTTCTGTCCGACGCCAGAACAGGCGAGATGCTTGCAATGATCGATGGCGGTGAACTGACTGCGCGCCGGACCGCGGCAGCCTCCGCACTGGCCGCGCGCTACCTGGCACGGTCCGATGCGCGTCACCTGCTCGTGCTCGGGACCGGCCGTCTCGCCCCTAATCTGATTGCCGCGCACATGGCCATCCGGTCGATCGAGCATGTCACGATCTGGGGACGGTCAAGGGAAAAGGCAGCTCAGTTTGCAAGGGAAATGCAGGCTCAGTTTCCCATCACGATAGAGGCGGCAGCCAGTCTGCGTGACGTACTCGGCACGGCCGACATTATCAGCGCCGCGACGTTGTCCAGCGAACCGCTGATCAAGGGCGATCTTCTGAAACCTGGAGCCCATGTCGATCTTGTCGGGGCCTTCAAGCCCACCATGCGGGAGAGCGACGACGACTTGATAAAGCGTGCGGAAATCTTTGTGGATACACGTGACGGATGTCTGGTCGAAGGCGGGGACATCGTACAGCCGCTCCAGTCGGGGCTGATTTCGAAAGGTGATATCCGCGCAGACCTTTACGATCTGTGCCGCGGAAATCACGCCGGCAGGCAGTCGGACGACGAGATCACAATGTTCAAGTCCGTGGGCGCCGCACTCGAAGACCTGGCAGGCGCCATGCTGGCATACCAAAGCACCGAGCACTGA
- a CDS encoding calcium:proton antiporter, with the protein MSIFRSELPSIAGFIVFAAFVASGDVLNPQVIGVGPSLGLLAVIFLTVMWCAFSVVRHAECLATILGEPFGTLILTIAVVGIEVALIVAIMVSGEAAPTMARDTMFSVIMIVLNGLIGLCLLAGGLRHRNQTYNLQGANAFLAVLVPLAVFALVLPRMTHSAPGGELSALQASFEVVMSVLLYGVFLAMQTVTHSDIFRQPDAGDDGDEHHGAVVRSIPFHVAGLFGALVPIILLSKKLALYVESGIAGIGAPLALSGFIVAALVLMPEGMSGLRAALENKLQRAVNICLGAAVSTIGLTVPAVLVVSWVTGHTIELGLDYPEIVLLALTLVVSLITFGTRTTNYLQGAVHLTLFAAYIMMIFDLS; encoded by the coding sequence GTGTCCATTTTCAGATCCGAATTGCCCAGCATTGCCGGTTTCATCGTCTTCGCGGCTTTTGTTGCCTCCGGGGACGTCCTGAACCCGCAGGTCATTGGCGTCGGACCGTCGCTCGGACTGCTGGCGGTCATTTTCCTGACCGTGATGTGGTGTGCATTTTCGGTGGTCAGACACGCGGAATGCCTGGCAACGATCCTGGGGGAGCCGTTCGGCACCCTGATCCTGACGATTGCTGTCGTCGGGATCGAGGTCGCTCTGATTGTCGCGATCATGGTCTCCGGCGAGGCGGCGCCCACGATGGCGCGCGACACGATGTTCTCCGTGATCATGATCGTTCTGAACGGCCTGATAGGCTTGTGCCTGCTTGCCGGCGGGCTGCGGCACAGGAACCAGACATACAATCTCCAGGGCGCGAATGCGTTTCTCGCGGTTCTCGTACCGCTGGCGGTGTTCGCCCTGGTGTTGCCGCGCATGACCCATTCGGCGCCGGGCGGGGAACTGTCTGCCTTGCAGGCGAGCTTCGAAGTCGTGATGTCCGTTCTGCTTTATGGCGTCTTTCTGGCCATGCAGACCGTAACTCACAGTGACATTTTCCGTCAGCCGGATGCAGGTGACGACGGCGATGAGCATCACGGGGCTGTCGTCAGGTCGATACCGTTTCACGTGGCCGGGCTCTTTGGCGCGCTGGTGCCGATCATCCTTCTGTCCAAGAAGCTTGCTCTTTATGTCGAATCCGGCATTGCCGGGATCGGCGCTCCTCTGGCTCTGAGCGGTTTTATTGTTGCGGCCCTTGTCCTGATGCCGGAAGGCATGAGCGGGCTGCGTGCGGCGCTGGAAAACAAGCTTCAGCGCGCTGTCAACATCTGTCTCGGCGCCGCAGTGTCGACAATAGGTTTGACGGTTCCCGCCGTTCTGGTCGTCAGCTGGGTGACAGGTCACACAATCGAACTTGGACTGGACTATCCGGAGATCGTGCTGCTTGCCCTGACCCTTGTGGTCAGCCTGATCACGTTCGGAACACGCACGACGAATTACCTGCAAGGCGCCGTCCACCTGACACTCTTTGCCGCCTACATAATGATGATTTTCGACCTGTCATGA